One stretch of Schlesneria sp. DSM 10557 DNA includes these proteins:
- a CDS encoding DUF4465 domain-containing protein gives MMSLAACFSKWALSVAVVLATMSAVSGGEIVATFQDLPLSAGSHGPPFDAGGVVVPGGYSPEIRTDFVTSGVTLSNFQDQGGSGFWHGFSYSNEHNTVDGGYLNQFSVFAPGDSSSNQFGVAFGYDDISPNVLDPVPFNPMDVSALRDLPHFSLPTGATILSAQVANTTYAALSMLWGDSFAKAFGGASGNDPDFLMLSAYGTDADGNVLSTSDGQSVAAISAEFFLADYRFADQTLDYVIADWTLFDLSSLAGASTIYFNLSSSDTGPYGMNTPAYFAIDNITYAVNPAAVPEPGSLILLLSGGAGLFIARNRRLGEGAERSSVES, from the coding sequence ATGATGTCATTGGCTGCGTGTTTTTCGAAATGGGCGCTGTCAGTCGCTGTCGTGTTGGCAACGATGTCCGCGGTGAGCGGCGGAGAAATTGTCGCCACATTCCAGGATCTGCCGCTCTCCGCAGGTTCTCACGGGCCTCCGTTTGATGCGGGGGGAGTGGTCGTGCCTGGCGGATATTCTCCTGAGATCCGGACCGATTTCGTGACGTCGGGTGTCACTTTGTCGAACTTCCAGGACCAAGGGGGATCCGGTTTCTGGCATGGTTTTTCATACTCGAACGAACACAACACTGTCGATGGCGGGTATCTGAATCAATTCAGTGTCTTCGCACCTGGAGATAGCAGTTCCAATCAATTCGGAGTGGCATTCGGATACGATGATATTTCTCCGAACGTTCTTGATCCAGTTCCTTTCAATCCGATGGATGTCAGCGCCTTAAGAGATCTCCCCCACTTCTCCCTGCCCACGGGTGCGACCATTCTGAGCGCCCAAGTCGCCAACACCACGTACGCGGCACTCTCTATGCTCTGGGGAGATTCGTTTGCGAAAGCTTTCGGAGGTGCGTCAGGAAATGATCCTGACTTTCTGATGCTTTCAGCGTATGGCACTGATGCGGACGGCAATGTACTGAGCACCTCGGATGGGCAGTCGGTGGCTGCAATTTCTGCGGAGTTCTTTCTTGCGGATTATCGATTTGCCGATCAAACCCTGGATTATGTCATTGCCGACTGGACTCTCTTCGATCTGTCGTCGCTGGCGGGTGCATCGACGATTTACTTCAATCTTTCTTCATCCGATACGGGGCCCTATGGGATGAATACTCCCGCCTATTTTGCGATTGACAACATCACATATGCTGTCAACCCCGCGGCCGTACCTGAGCCGGGCTCGCTGATATTGCTATTGTCAGGAGGAGCCGGCTTGTTCATTGCACGGAACAGGCGGCTTGGTGAGGGTGCGGAAAGGTCATCTGTGGAATCGTAG
- a CDS encoding porin, which produces MRYSRRSGDILEQARSDLWLSGVPGPLARGLISVWLLLAVLLGSPPFLSRVHALDDVGLSEILSSPSLPELPVADDSRLERFEQALQSVVEENRRLSEEVRILKENSIFRPPTERDPVDEDLVVDSPLVRDSDGSSSHFSRYYNGFEIRTRDPESSPFSLRINNQTQFRFNAFERSESEWIDSSGESFPINNSSYFLIPRGRLIFSGMAFLPKMSYLLNIDYNTVSSNPIGFRAYVLSYQFNKALTISVGQNKVPGSREWMGSASVAQEGPDRSMATTFFRPSLSQGVWVTGQVFETVRYHAMLANGFNTLNLRPSQFTHQFCISESVWWEPWGDFGRGYPDLQNHQQPAIRIGSSYTFAPAQAEAADGGAPENSLVRLSDGTLITQIGALAPGAMVREYDISLAAFDASFKYRGCSLATEIYLQQLSSLRGTGQLPVDSVSAYGGFVQGGYFVRPQEVEIYSRGSLVTGGYGTGTEVGGGFNWFPLKGQNNLRFTIDAAWLEDSPAQQNRTGFVAGQSGLLLRTQISAAF; this is translated from the coding sequence GTGCGGTACTCAAGGCGATCTGGCGACATCCTTGAGCAGGCCCGGTCAGATCTCTGGCTGTCTGGTGTGCCAGGGCCGCTTGCGCGAGGTCTGATATCCGTATGGCTGCTACTTGCAGTCCTTCTTGGGTCGCCTCCTTTTCTGTCCAGAGTGCACGCCCTGGACGACGTAGGACTGTCGGAAATCCTGTCATCCCCTTCCCTGCCCGAATTGCCTGTCGCAGACGATTCAAGGCTGGAACGCTTCGAACAAGCTCTACAATCCGTCGTAGAAGAGAACCGGCGGCTCTCGGAAGAAGTTCGCATTCTGAAAGAGAACTCAATCTTCCGTCCCCCCACGGAACGAGATCCGGTTGATGAGGATCTTGTTGTGGATTCACCGCTGGTCAGGGATTCCGATGGTTCGTCATCTCATTTTTCCCGTTATTACAACGGATTTGAGATTCGGACGAGAGATCCGGAATCCTCTCCCTTTTCACTGCGAATCAACAATCAAACACAGTTTCGCTTTAACGCTTTTGAGCGAAGCGAATCAGAATGGATCGACAGTTCAGGTGAATCTTTTCCCATCAATAACAGCAGTTATTTTTTGATTCCGCGAGGCCGATTGATCTTCTCCGGAATGGCATTCCTGCCAAAAATGTCTTACCTGCTTAACATCGATTACAACACCGTCAGCAGTAATCCGATTGGCTTTCGCGCCTATGTACTGAGTTATCAATTCAATAAAGCCCTGACGATTTCGGTCGGCCAGAACAAGGTTCCCGGAAGTCGCGAGTGGATGGGAAGTGCTTCCGTCGCTCAGGAAGGTCCTGATCGCTCGATGGCAACGACATTCTTTCGTCCCAGTCTGAGTCAGGGGGTGTGGGTGACGGGTCAAGTCTTCGAGACCGTCCGATATCACGCCATGTTGGCCAATGGCTTCAATACGCTCAATCTACGCCCAAGCCAGTTCACGCATCAGTTCTGTATCTCGGAATCAGTGTGGTGGGAACCGTGGGGCGATTTTGGCCGCGGCTACCCCGATCTCCAGAATCATCAGCAACCCGCAATTCGGATTGGTTCGAGCTACACCTTTGCTCCGGCGCAGGCGGAGGCAGCAGACGGAGGAGCACCCGAAAACTCATTGGTGCGGTTGTCGGACGGAACGTTGATCACACAAATCGGGGCACTGGCACCCGGCGCGATGGTGCGGGAGTACGATATTTCCCTCGCTGCATTCGATGCTTCTTTTAAGTATCGTGGATGCAGTCTGGCGACAGAAATTTATCTGCAGCAACTTTCGTCACTTCGTGGAACAGGACAATTGCCGGTGGATTCGGTCTCGGCCTACGGTGGATTCGTACAGGGGGGATATTTCGTACGGCCGCAGGAAGTCGAGATCTATTCCCGTGGGTCGCTCGTGACCGGCGGTTATGGAACGGGGACCGAAGTGGGAGGTGGATTCAACTGGTTTCCTCTGAAGGGACAAAACAACTTGCGATTTACCATCGACGCGGCCTGGCTGGAGGACTCACCCGCGCAGCAAAACCGTACCGGGTTTGTCGCAGGGCAGTCGGGTTTGTTGCTGCGGACTCAGATCAGTGCCGCTTTTTGA
- the ilvA gene encoding threonine ammonia-lyase, biosynthetic, whose product MNPSLVEYLRRILTARVYDVAVESPLELASRLSSRLKNQVWLKREDTQPVFSFKLRGAYNKMANLTPAELARGVVCASAGNHAQGVALSARRLGCRATIVMPVTTPRLKSDAVRALGGEVVLHGDSYSDAYGHALQLELSEGLVFVHPFDDPAVIAGQGTIGMEILRQHQHAIDAVFVAIGGGGLISGVAAYIKAVRPEIKIIGVQTTDSDAMIQSVRAGKRIQLPDVGLFSDGTAVKLVGEETFRLTSELVDDFITVDTDAVCAAIKDAFEDTRSVLEPAGALGIAGMKQYIAKRNLTGKTLVAITCGANMNFDRLRFVAERAEAGEAREALFAVSIPEERGSFKRMCEVIGQRSVTEFSYRISDDREAHVFVGLVTTDRAEAASIADAFTEAGFNAIDLVDDELSKEHVRHMVGGRSRNATDERLYRFQFPERPGALMRFLSCMHPDWNISLFHYRNQGADYGRILVGIQVPDRDQPLFQQFVQTLGYPCIDETHNRVYRLFLR is encoded by the coding sequence ATGAATCCGAGTCTGGTCGAATATCTGCGGCGAATCTTAACCGCGCGCGTGTACGATGTGGCGGTCGAGTCCCCGCTGGAACTGGCATCGCGGCTTTCGTCCCGATTGAAGAATCAGGTCTGGCTGAAACGGGAAGACACCCAGCCCGTCTTCAGCTTTAAACTTCGGGGGGCGTACAACAAGATGGCCAACCTGACGCCGGCGGAACTGGCGCGAGGCGTCGTCTGTGCGTCGGCGGGTAATCACGCGCAAGGAGTCGCCCTCAGTGCGCGACGACTGGGGTGCCGCGCGACGATTGTCATGCCTGTGACAACGCCGCGACTGAAGTCCGACGCGGTCCGAGCACTGGGGGGTGAAGTTGTCCTGCATGGAGACAGTTACTCCGACGCATATGGGCATGCGCTTCAACTTGAATTGAGTGAGGGGCTGGTCTTCGTTCATCCCTTCGATGACCCGGCAGTGATTGCTGGACAGGGAACGATCGGGATGGAGATTCTACGACAGCACCAGCACGCCATTGATGCCGTTTTTGTGGCGATCGGGGGCGGTGGGCTGATTTCAGGAGTCGCCGCCTATATCAAGGCTGTCAGGCCCGAGATCAAGATCATCGGAGTGCAGACGACAGACTCGGATGCCATGATTCAATCCGTCCGTGCGGGAAAGAGAATTCAGCTTCCGGATGTGGGACTCTTTTCTGATGGGACTGCCGTCAAACTGGTGGGAGAAGAAACATTCAGGCTGACGTCCGAACTGGTAGATGATTTCATCACCGTCGATACCGATGCGGTGTGTGCCGCGATTAAGGACGCATTTGAAGATACACGAAGCGTCCTGGAACCGGCCGGAGCCCTTGGTATTGCGGGGATGAAACAGTACATCGCGAAGAGGAATCTGACAGGTAAGACATTGGTCGCAATCACCTGCGGCGCCAATATGAACTTCGATCGTCTGCGCTTTGTGGCGGAACGGGCAGAAGCAGGGGAAGCGCGAGAAGCGTTGTTTGCGGTTTCGATCCCGGAAGAGCGAGGCAGCTTCAAACGGATGTGTGAAGTCATCGGACAGCGAAGCGTCACTGAGTTCAGCTATCGTATCTCGGATGATCGTGAGGCCCATGTCTTTGTTGGCCTGGTGACGACAGACCGGGCGGAAGCCGCCAGCATCGCAGACGCATTTACCGAGGCGGGATTCAATGCGATCGATCTGGTCGATGATGAACTGTCCAAGGAACATGTCAGGCATATGGTGGGAGGGAGAAGCCGAAACGCCACTGACGAACGGCTGTATCGTTTTCAGTTTCCCGAACGGCCCGGGGCGTTGATGCGGTTTCTGTCCTGTATGCATCCCGATTGGAATATCAGCCTGTTCCATTACCGGAATCAGGGTGCGGACTATGGACGTATTCTGGTCGGGATTCAGGTTCCGGATCGGGACCAACCGTTGTTTCAGCAGTTCGTCCAGACACTCGGCTACCCCTGTATCGACGAGACTCATAACCGCGTCTACCGTTTGTTTCTGCGGTAA
- a CDS encoding SDR family NAD(P)-dependent oxidoreductase, with translation MNTHHSIVVGGTKGLGRGLVQLWSESEGVISVIARRLPNHETSASKAEIRHFAADLTDPESLLPALDEIVKQSGPVTRLAFSQRYRGTGDTLEGELKVGVQATQQVIEHLVETDSFAPRAAIVVVSSVCGQFIAAEQPLGYHVTKAALDHLVRFYAVQLASKGIRVNGVAPNLILKDEGREFYRQNPELQSHYETVIPLGQMGTPRDVANAIDFLSSDRAGHITGQTLVVDGGLTVLLQHSLGVRPSFRTI, from the coding sequence ATGAACACGCACCATTCAATTGTCGTCGGAGGGACGAAAGGTCTTGGCCGGGGACTCGTTCAACTCTGGTCAGAGAGCGAAGGGGTCATTTCGGTCATCGCACGGCGTTTGCCGAATCATGAGACCTCGGCTTCAAAAGCGGAAATCCGGCATTTTGCCGCTGATCTGACGGACCCCGAAAGTTTGCTTCCCGCACTTGATGAGATCGTTAAACAGTCTGGTCCAGTCACACGACTCGCATTTTCGCAGCGCTATCGGGGAACGGGCGATACACTGGAGGGTGAGTTGAAAGTCGGGGTCCAGGCGACGCAGCAGGTCATTGAGCATCTGGTCGAAACGGATTCCTTTGCTCCCCGCGCTGCAATTGTTGTGGTGAGTTCGGTCTGTGGCCAATTCATTGCCGCTGAACAACCTCTCGGCTATCACGTGACCAAGGCAGCGCTGGATCATCTGGTTCGCTTCTATGCTGTCCAGTTGGCCTCAAAGGGGATCCGTGTGAACGGGGTTGCGCCCAATCTGATCCTGAAGGACGAGGGCCGCGAGTTCTATCGCCAAAACCCGGAACTCCAGAGTCACTACGAGACTGTTATCCCACTGGGACAAATGGGAACCCCTCGCGATGTTGCGAATGCGATTGATTTTCTCAGCAGCGATCGGGCTGGTCACATTACCGGTCAGACACTGGTCGTTGACGGAGGACTGACGGTTTTGCTGCAGCATTCCCTCGGGGTGAGACCTTCCTTTCGGACAATCTGA
- a CDS encoding DUF1501 domain-containing protein, with protein MSPISSTRRTDELDRLTSDRLRRRAFLSGSGLGIGSVALSSLLSVPTARANPSPQRERFPGLPGLPHLPPKIKRVIFLCMAGGPSHLETFDYKPQLAALHGQPMPESFTKGQPIAQLQNAQLQAHGPMFKFGQYGRGGQWISEVLPWHQKMADDICIINSMTTEQINHDPAHTFMNCGTAISGRPSMGAWINYGLGSETSDLPGFVVLTSVGGRLSCQPIASRQWSSGFLPSRFQGVEFASSGEPVHYVQNPPGISARLQRASVDTIQQIDRLADPLFENDEIDARVSAFETAFRMQTAVPELIDTRDEPSHVFELYGATPGDGSFGSNCILARRLAERGVRFIHLYHRGWDHHGDLQRDIVECARHTDRASYALITDLKQRGMLDETLVVWGGEFGRTPMVQNKGKTAGRDHHIKGFSIWLAGGGIRTGGSYGATDELGYHAVEKPVHVRDLHATMLHLLGIDHSQFSYRFQGLDLKLTGVEEAHILREILG; from the coding sequence ATGTCACCGATTTCTTCTACGCGACGCACCGACGAATTGGACAGACTGACGAGCGACAGATTACGTCGACGGGCGTTCCTCTCAGGCTCGGGGCTTGGCATCGGCTCCGTCGCACTGTCGAGCCTGCTGAGCGTTCCGACTGCACGAGCGAATCCCTCGCCTCAACGAGAGCGATTCCCCGGCCTCCCGGGATTGCCTCATCTTCCACCGAAGATCAAGCGGGTCATTTTCCTTTGCATGGCGGGTGGACCATCACACCTCGAGACGTTCGACTACAAACCTCAGCTGGCAGCTCTACATGGACAGCCGATGCCCGAGTCGTTCACCAAGGGACAACCGATCGCGCAGTTGCAGAATGCCCAGCTTCAGGCTCATGGGCCCATGTTTAAGTTCGGACAGTATGGCCGGGGAGGGCAGTGGATCAGTGAAGTCCTTCCCTGGCACCAGAAGATGGCCGATGACATCTGCATCATCAATTCGATGACCACCGAGCAGATCAATCACGACCCTGCTCATACATTCATGAATTGCGGCACGGCGATCAGCGGTCGCCCGTCGATGGGGGCCTGGATCAATTATGGGCTCGGCTCGGAAACCAGCGATCTCCCCGGTTTCGTGGTCCTGACCAGTGTCGGAGGCCGCTTAAGCTGTCAGCCAATCGCCTCGCGACAATGGAGTTCCGGTTTCCTTCCAAGTCGTTTTCAGGGTGTCGAGTTCGCTTCCTCGGGCGAACCCGTGCACTACGTGCAGAACCCACCAGGAATCTCAGCCAGGTTGCAACGTGCGAGCGTCGATACGATCCAGCAAATTGACCGTCTCGCCGATCCCCTTTTTGAGAACGATGAAATCGATGCGCGAGTTTCCGCCTTTGAAACCGCGTTTCGAATGCAGACCGCCGTCCCGGAACTCATCGACACCCGCGACGAACCGAGCCACGTTTTCGAGCTCTACGGTGCAACACCGGGTGACGGTTCGTTCGGTTCCAATTGCATTCTCGCTCGTCGCCTGGCTGAACGAGGTGTTCGATTCATTCACCTGTACCACCGCGGCTGGGATCATCATGGAGATCTACAGCGGGATATCGTTGAATGCGCACGCCATACCGATCGAGCCAGCTATGCGCTGATCACTGATCTCAAGCAGCGCGGGATGCTCGACGAAACACTTGTCGTGTGGGGAGGTGAGTTCGGTCGGACACCGATGGTGCAGAATAAAGGCAAAACTGCGGGACGCGATCACCACATCAAGGGCTTTTCCATCTGGCTGGCAGGTGGTGGAATACGAACGGGTGGCAGCTACGGAGCGACGGACGAACTGGGATACCACGCCGTCGAAAAACCCGTGCACGTCCGTGACCTGCATGCGACCATGCTGCACCTGCTCGGCATCGACCATAGTCAGTTTTCTTATCGGTTCCAGGGTCTGGATCTCAAACTGACGGGTGTCGAAGAAGCGCACATCTTGCGAGAAATTCTCGGCTAA
- a CDS encoding DUF1559 domain-containing protein has product MQSLFLRRRAFTLIELLVVIAVISVLMGLLLPAVQQAREAARRMDCRNHLKQIGIALHNYHDIYSMFPKAGFAAGFSSSAQLKNVNLIRTRTISWGVAILPCLDQAALFNEWDMNRFYLEPENWSVAEEVLPVYLCPSSRSSDRRKLQGDNANFPGIRFGRSDYGANYGERAIRCFGEPVGCQAQNNYGSNSYDSRGPFTVVSTGYQNNVSSRDVIDGLTQTIFVGEAPEALHGIWAGHKNFFDQSAPINARYSLSSQTKWQSCVTTASSSTLGRIGCDFGQEFHSYHIGGANFLLGDGSARFISETIDLKVFAALLSYKGEEIVGDY; this is encoded by the coding sequence ATGCAATCTCTCTTCCTCCGCCGGCGCGCCTTTACGTTAATTGAACTTCTGGTCGTCATTGCCGTCATCTCTGTCCTGATGGGCTTACTGCTTCCCGCAGTCCAACAGGCGCGTGAGGCGGCCCGCAGAATGGACTGTCGAAACCATCTCAAGCAGATCGGGATCGCACTCCATAACTACCATGACATCTATAGTATGTTTCCCAAGGCCGGATTTGCAGCAGGGTTTTCCTCTTCTGCCCAGCTCAAAAATGTCAATCTGATCCGAACTCGAACGATCAGTTGGGGCGTCGCCATCCTTCCTTGTCTGGATCAGGCAGCCCTGTTCAACGAATGGGACATGAACCGTTTTTATCTGGAACCAGAGAACTGGTCCGTCGCCGAAGAGGTCCTACCCGTTTATCTATGTCCTTCCAGTCGCTCGTCGGATCGACGAAAGCTGCAAGGAGATAATGCCAATTTTCCTGGAATCCGATTTGGACGGAGTGACTACGGGGCTAACTACGGAGAACGCGCAATTCGCTGTTTTGGCGAACCAGTCGGATGCCAGGCCCAGAACAATTATGGAAGCAATTCTTATGATTCCCGCGGGCCGTTTACCGTCGTCTCCACGGGTTATCAAAACAACGTCTCGTCCAGAGATGTTATTGACGGACTGACGCAGACAATCTTTGTCGGCGAAGCACCTGAAGCTTTGCACGGGATCTGGGCCGGCCACAAAAATTTCTTCGACCAGTCAGCCCCCATTAACGCGCGATATAGCCTTTCGTCACAGACGAAATGGCAATCTTGTGTTACGACCGCCAGTAGCAGCACATTAGGGCGGATTGGTTGCGACTTCGGTCAGGAATTTCATAGCTATCACATCGGGGGAGCGAATTTTCTGCTGGGGGATGGCTCTGCCCGTTTCATCAGCGAGACGATTGACCTCAAGGTCTTTGCTGCTCTGCTATCCTACAAGGGGGAAGAGATCGTCGGCGACTATTAA
- a CDS encoding class I SAM-dependent methyltransferase, with product MNLDERQTKEAQYSELLDVKNQVGIASFGLMSNQVWYDDPRRLTFLLSRYKFVSKMLSGKAKVAEVGCGDAFGARIVQQEVKELHVYDFDPIFIDDINSRQVERWKLHAHLHDILTGPLEQGPFDAIYSVDVMEHIEPQVEHIYLSHLKSSLTEQGVLIVGMPSLESQTYASRQSRIGHVNCKSGPALKATLEQQFHNVFLFSMNDEVVHTGFSPMAHYLFAICCGKK from the coding sequence ATGAATCTTGATGAACGTCAGACAAAAGAAGCGCAGTACTCGGAACTTCTTGACGTCAAGAACCAGGTTGGGATCGCGTCGTTCGGACTCATGTCGAATCAGGTCTGGTATGACGATCCCCGCCGACTGACTTTCCTCTTGTCGCGTTATAAGTTCGTTTCCAAGATGCTGTCAGGAAAGGCGAAGGTGGCCGAGGTCGGTTGCGGCGATGCCTTCGGAGCGAGAATCGTCCAGCAGGAAGTCAAGGAACTGCACGTCTATGACTTTGACCCGATTTTCATCGACGATATCAATTCCCGACAGGTCGAACGATGGAAACTGCACGCTCACCTGCATGACATCCTGACCGGCCCGTTAGAGCAGGGGCCGTTCGATGCCATCTACAGCGTGGACGTCATGGAACACATCGAGCCTCAAGTCGAGCACATTTACCTGAGCCATCTGAAGAGCTCACTCACGGAGCAGGGAGTCTTGATTGTGGGGATGCCGTCGCTGGAGTCTCAGACTTATGCATCCCGGCAGAGCAGGATTGGACATGTCAACTGCAAATCGGGCCCTGCGCTCAAAGCCACCCTCGAACAACAGTTCCACAATGTGTTCCTGTTCTCGATGAATGATGAAGTGGTCCACACGGGCTTTTCGCCGATGGCACATTACCTGTTCGCCATCTGCTGCGGAAAGAAATGA
- a CDS encoding PSD1 and planctomycete cytochrome C domain-containing protein, giving the protein MKRLFLLGLTLFQAPWATAAEDHLQFDRDIRPILSDKCFRCHGPDAATREANLRLDREDDAKANRDGHSAIIPGRLDESELIRRIETEIVEQRMPPTASGKSLSVEEIDRLRRWVAQGAEWSQPWSAVPPVSHPAPVVQDHAWGLNWIDGFVMAKLEENELRPALDADRTTLIRRLSIDLTGLPPTHSEVVAFLQDDSPNAYEKCIDRLLDSPRFGERMASYWFDLVRYASTVGYHGDQVHSITPYRDYVIAAFNANLPFDQFTREQLAGDLIPDATLMQRIASGYNRLLQTSHEGGVQPKEYLAIYGADRVRNLSGVWMAATMGCCQCHDHKFDPYSIKDFYSIQAFFADLDEAEHLTKGDNNSPTKRRPEIEVLSDSQQKDLEELAARRSSLTTEETSTAANAEAVKQIDEEIALINKGARLSMVSRSIAPRTIRILPRGNWLDDSGEIVQPAVPERFGKLDIGDRRATRLDLANWLTDDRQGVGGLTARVMVNRFWYLLFGRGLAPVLDDFGSQGEVPSHPELLDNLAIEFINRRWDVKAMLKEIAMSRTYLQSSHENRQTRALDPLNSLLSHQGRFRFPAETVRDSTLSISGLLVNQLEGPNAHPYQPEGYYRHLNFPERKYVSDTGAGQWRRGVYIHWQRQFLHPMLKAFDAPSREECTAQRQRSNTPLSALVLLNDPTFLEASRAFAVRILTESGESPEERLRFAFNEAVSRSPSPKEMEVFKHLIEQSLEEFSKDRGAARELLSVGLKPLPEGIDQTQLAAWTVIARAVLSLNEAMTRF; this is encoded by the coding sequence ATGAAGCGTTTGTTTCTTCTCGGTCTGACACTTTTCCAGGCGCCATGGGCAACCGCTGCTGAGGACCACCTTCAGTTTGATCGGGATATTCGACCGATCCTGTCGGATAAGTGCTTCCGTTGTCATGGCCCCGATGCAGCCACCCGTGAAGCCAATTTGCGACTGGATCGGGAAGACGATGCCAAGGCCAACAGAGACGGGCATTCCGCAATCATTCCGGGCCGATTAGACGAGAGCGAGCTCATTCGACGTATTGAGACCGAAATCGTCGAACAACGGATGCCCCCCACCGCGAGCGGCAAGTCGCTTTCCGTAGAAGAAATCGACCGTCTCCGCCGCTGGGTCGCTCAGGGTGCAGAGTGGTCGCAGCCGTGGTCTGCGGTCCCACCGGTCTCGCATCCCGCTCCCGTGGTGCAAGACCACGCGTGGGGACTTAACTGGATCGACGGTTTCGTGATGGCGAAACTCGAAGAAAACGAACTTCGTCCCGCGCTAGACGCCGATCGCACAACACTGATTCGGCGGCTCTCAATCGATTTAACCGGGCTCCCCCCGACACACTCCGAAGTCGTCGCGTTCCTTCAGGATGATTCGCCGAACGCCTACGAGAAATGTATTGATCGACTGCTGGATTCGCCCCGATTTGGCGAGCGAATGGCCAGCTATTGGTTTGATCTGGTCCGATACGCCAGCACCGTCGGCTATCATGGTGACCAGGTCCACTCCATCACGCCCTATCGCGATTACGTGATCGCTGCGTTCAACGCCAATCTGCCGTTTGACCAGTTTACCCGTGAACAGCTCGCGGGTGATCTCATTCCTGACGCGACACTCATGCAGAGGATTGCCAGTGGATACAACCGGTTGCTGCAGACCTCTCACGAAGGGGGAGTCCAGCCAAAAGAATATCTTGCCATCTACGGCGCGGACCGCGTTCGCAATCTTTCAGGTGTCTGGATGGCAGCCACCATGGGCTGCTGCCAGTGCCATGACCATAAGTTCGATCCTTACTCGATCAAAGACTTCTACTCCATCCAGGCCTTTTTCGCCGATCTCGACGAAGCTGAGCATCTGACGAAGGGTGACAACAACAGCCCGACAAAGCGCAGACCGGAAATCGAAGTCCTGAGTGACAGCCAGCAAAAAGACCTGGAAGAACTGGCGGCGCGCAGAAGCAGCCTGACGACCGAAGAGACTTCGACAGCGGCCAACGCGGAAGCCGTCAAGCAAATCGATGAAGAAATCGCGTTGATAAACAAGGGGGCCCGCCTGTCGATGGTAAGTCGCTCGATCGCCCCTCGCACGATTCGGATTCTGCCGCGAGGAAACTGGTTGGATGACAGCGGCGAAATCGTGCAACCGGCCGTACCTGAGCGGTTCGGAAAACTCGATATCGGGGATCGCCGTGCGACTCGACTGGACCTGGCGAACTGGCTAACGGACGACAGACAGGGGGTGGGAGGATTGACTGCCCGCGTGATGGTCAACCGTTTCTGGTATCTCCTGTTCGGGCGCGGATTGGCCCCTGTGCTGGACGATTTCGGCAGTCAGGGTGAAGTCCCCAGCCATCCCGAGCTACTCGACAATCTGGCGATCGAGTTCATTAATCGGCGCTGGGACGTCAAGGCGATGCTGAAGGAAATCGCCATGAGTCGAACCTACCTTCAGTCATCTCATGAGAACCGCCAGACGCGTGCCCTTGATCCACTCAACTCACTGCTTTCACATCAGGGGCGTTTTCGGTTTCCAGCAGAGACCGTGCGGGACAGTACATTGTCGATCAGTGGTCTGCTGGTGAATCAACTGGAAGGCCCCAACGCCCATCCCTATCAGCCTGAAGGCTACTACCGTCACCTGAACTTTCCCGAACGAAAGTACGTTTCGGACACCGGCGCGGGGCAGTGGCGACGCGGTGTCTATATACATTGGCAACGGCAGTTCCTGCATCCCATGCTCAAGGCGTTTGATGCCCCCAGCCGCGAAGAATGTACAGCCCAGCGGCAACGGTCAAATACTCCCTTGTCAGCGCTCGTGCTGCTCAATGACCCGACGTTTCTTGAAGCGTCTCGTGCTTTCGCTGTTCGAATCCTGACGGAATCGGGCGAGTCTCCGGAAGAGCGACTTCGATTCGCATTCAACGAAGCCGTCTCACGATCCCCTTCTCCGAAGGAAATGGAAGTCTTTAAGCATCTCATCGAACAGAGCCTCGAAGAATTTTCCAAGGACCGCGGGGCAGCTCGGGAACTCTTGTCGGTTGGCCTTAAACCGTTACCTGAAGGTATCGACCAGACTCAATTGGCGGCCTGGACTGTTATCGCACGGGCGGTGCTGTCGCTTAACGAAGCAATGACGAGGTTCTAA